The following proteins are co-located in the Leptospira selangorensis genome:
- a CDS encoding exo-beta-N-acetylmuramidase NamZ family protein yields the protein MRFKERNKKILTLLIFFLTISSGSCVEASSRSHISKSKIIPAEVSFYEQVLPSLAGKSVVLVTNPSGIGRHPEKILKEFKDKKVKIKHLIGLEHGFLGLEEDFSKSPVTMDETFQLPIYHIYKVKNSEIPAILKGADAVVFDVVDMGMRCYTYLSVLKRLMDNLPDPNTKFILLDHPNPALYLGARGEGIQKKFLNFAGEFPSLFFTGMTLGEAAAFYNGEYLGGKVKLDIISPENLKRGFDWEREGIAWSTPSPNLPMLDSARNYLGLVLLEGVNVSVGRGTQAPFVYFGAPWMNEPEDIINELNEDSKGDYYYQSVFFKPVFGPFKGEICRGLRLTVVNRKYDPIRMAYNLTTIMKKKYKDFKWRQYADGSHNIDFLWGTEKFRESVDAGLTYEQFKASYAESESSTNRLIQKYLIY from the coding sequence ATGCGGTTCAAAGAAAGAAACAAAAAAATCCTAACTTTACTCATTTTTTTTCTGACAATTTCCTCAGGCTCCTGCGTAGAAGCGTCATCCAGAAGTCATATTTCTAAATCTAAAATTATTCCAGCCGAAGTTTCCTTTTACGAGCAAGTCCTTCCTAGTCTTGCAGGTAAATCCGTTGTGCTTGTTACAAATCCTTCCGGTATCGGGAGACATCCTGAGAAGATCTTAAAAGAATTTAAGGATAAAAAAGTTAAGATCAAACATTTGATCGGACTTGAACACGGATTTTTAGGACTGGAAGAAGACTTTAGTAAATCTCCAGTCACAATGGATGAAACATTTCAGCTTCCTATCTATCATATTTATAAGGTTAAAAACTCGGAAATCCCCGCAATCCTGAAAGGTGCGGACGCAGTTGTGTTCGATGTTGTTGATATGGGAATGCGTTGTTATACATACTTAAGCGTTCTCAAACGTTTGATGGATAATTTGCCCGATCCGAACACTAAGTTTATTCTTTTGGATCACCCAAACCCGGCATTATATTTAGGCGCAAGGGGAGAAGGTATACAGAAGAAGTTTTTAAACTTCGCAGGAGAATTTCCTTCTTTATTTTTCACCGGAATGACTTTGGGAGAAGCTGCCGCATTCTATAATGGAGAATATCTAGGTGGAAAAGTGAAACTGGATATCATTTCTCCTGAGAATTTGAAAAGGGGATTTGATTGGGAGAGAGAAGGTATTGCTTGGTCTACTCCTTCTCCGAATCTTCCTATGTTAGATTCTGCAAGGAATTATCTAGGTTTAGTTTTATTAGAGGGAGTGAATGTTTCCGTAGGAAGAGGGACTCAAGCTCCTTTCGTATATTTCGGTGCTCCTTGGATGAATGAGCCTGAAGATATTATCAATGAATTGAATGAAGATAGCAAAGGTGATTATTATTACCAAAGTGTATTCTTTAAACCGGTTTTCGGTCCTTTTAAAGGAGAAATTTGCAGGGGTCTTCGTTTAACTGTTGTAAATCGTAAATATGATCCGATTCGAATGGCGTATAACTTAACAACCATTATGAAAAAGAAATATAAGGATTTCAAATGGAGACAGTATGCGGACGGATCCCATAATATAGATTTTTTATGGGGAACCGAAAAATTCAGAGAATCTGTGGATGCAGGTCTTACATACGAACAATTTAAGGCTTCTTATGCGGAATCTGAATCTTCTACAAATAGATTGATCCAAAAATATCTGATCTACTAA
- a CDS encoding LIC_11883 family protein, whose product MRTRFVVIILFCFSFSLFAENEIGEWKEYGLKEVLGRLKFYAFAKIAQSVRTGAYFDQELYVKETPCAHDFPVLEGNFQCALLKVSTFEAKLAESSEPATPSATSTTNGLTPNKTIPSIPVKAKWYEGRTLAGKGVLSLPGKEGQSDLKLFYHTDGRLSHYSYEDKIVVFDWKGQELSTILTVKVDAKLRPLGGKEYFFP is encoded by the coding sequence ATGAGAACTAGATTCGTCGTTATAATATTGTTTTGTTTTTCCTTCTCCCTTTTCGCGGAAAATGAAATTGGAGAATGGAAAGAATACGGTTTAAAAGAAGTTTTAGGTCGTTTGAAATTTTATGCATTCGCTAAGATCGCGCAAAGTGTTCGCACAGGCGCTTACTTTGACCAAGAATTGTATGTAAAAGAAACTCCATGCGCCCATGATTTTCCGGTATTAGAGGGAAATTTCCAATGTGCATTATTAAAAGTTTCTACATTCGAAGCTAAATTAGCGGAAAGTTCTGAACCTGCAACTCCGAGCGCTACTTCTACTACAAACGGTTTGACCCCTAATAAAACGATACCTTCTATCCCGGTAAAAGCAAAATGGTATGAGGGAAGAACACTCGCAGGTAAGGGCGTACTTTCTCTTCCTGGAAAAGAAGGGCAGAGTGATTTGAAATTATTCTATCATACGGATGGAAGGCTAAGTCATTATTCTTACGAAGACAAAATAGTGGTTTTTGACTGGAAAGGCCAGGAGTTAAGCACTATTCTAACCGTCAAAGTGGATGCGAAGTTACGACCACTCGGTGGTAAGGAATATTTTTTTCCATGA
- a CDS encoding DUF2797 domain-containing protein, whose protein sequence is MKELSSGFLRMMDHEGINPVEYIWVVASYPSSESGKQKEQLVPANFKIGSLVGKRIKLEFTGKIRCVNCGKVTSKSFNQGSCFNCFQTLAENDLCILRPETCHFHLGTCREPEWGEGYCFQKHTVYLANTSGLKVGITREKPVSNRWVDQGAQEAIPLLEVSSRRDAGLIEKQFTTVIDDKTKWQKMVTEDSVPFDLISKKKELLEVLDSWDLGVPYNESDEQNITKLSYPISEYPKKSKSFSPDKEKEIDSKLLGIKGQYLLFEDVVINIRAYGGYEIRLYSE, encoded by the coding sequence ATGAAAGAACTCTCTTCCGGTTTCCTACGAATGATGGACCACGAAGGTATTAACCCGGTAGAATATATCTGGGTAGTAGCTTCTTATCCTTCTTCAGAATCCGGAAAACAAAAGGAACAACTTGTTCCTGCAAATTTTAAGATCGGAAGTCTTGTAGGTAAAAGAATAAAACTGGAATTTACCGGAAAGATCCGTTGTGTGAATTGTGGAAAAGTCACAAGCAAAAGTTTCAACCAAGGAAGTTGTTTTAACTGCTTCCAAACATTAGCTGAGAATGATCTATGTATTCTTCGTCCTGAGACCTGTCATTTTCATTTGGGAACTTGTAGGGAACCTGAATGGGGAGAAGGTTATTGCTTCCAAAAACATACAGTCTATCTTGCAAATACGAGCGGATTGAAAGTGGGGATCACTCGGGAAAAACCGGTCTCCAATCGTTGGGTGGACCAGGGGGCGCAAGAAGCAATTCCACTTTTAGAAGTTTCTTCCAGACGTGATGCAGGTCTTATTGAAAAACAATTTACCACGGTTATAGATGATAAAACCAAATGGCAAAAGATGGTAACGGAAGATTCTGTCCCATTCGATCTGATTTCCAAAAAGAAAGAATTGCTTGAAGTTCTGGATTCCTGGGATCTTGGGGTTCCGTATAATGAGTCCGATGAACAGAATATTACAAAATTAAGTTATCCTATTTCAGAATATCCCAAAAAATCCAAATCCTTCTCTCCGGACAAGGAGAAAGAAATAGATTCCAAATTACTCGGGATAAAAGGGCAATATCTTTTATTCGAGGATGTAGTTATCAATATCCGCGCCTATGGCGGTTACGAAATCCGTTTGTATTCGGAGTAA
- a CDS encoding M48 family metalloprotease has product MSKTSIRKYFLVLFLLFSLQGCGWMVDIIFPLDVDRFLGEQFYKAAVTGEGHGEIYKDKSLEKYLQSIVDRILKSKSIHYKDDFKYKVTIIDDDKVINAICAPGGYIFVYTGLLHFVKNEATLAGILSHEIAHAERRHSTKQLSTNLTLYFALYFVLSYVLGPDLAQHAADIAGLSTNLLGLANSRSMEEEADEYGFDYMRSTPYYPGAIADFFKDIQKEKKVNPELKGTDIPLEKYLSTHPLDEDRISANEKRLKDAKIGAPNAKSYFKERYRSNIEKSLGTKEED; this is encoded by the coding sequence ATGAGTAAAACTTCTATTCGCAAATATTTCCTGGTCCTATTTTTACTTTTTTCCCTCCAAGGCTGCGGCTGGATGGTTGATATTATTTTTCCTTTAGATGTAGATCGATTTTTGGGAGAACAATTTTACAAGGCGGCTGTAACGGGCGAAGGTCATGGTGAAATTTATAAAGACAAATCTTTAGAAAAATATCTTCAATCCATAGTTGATCGTATCTTAAAATCCAAATCCATCCATTACAAGGATGATTTCAAATATAAAGTAACCATAATAGATGATGATAAGGTAATCAATGCGATCTGTGCGCCTGGAGGTTATATATTCGTATATACGGGTCTTCTTCATTTCGTAAAAAATGAGGCTACTCTTGCGGGAATTCTTTCTCACGAAATTGCTCATGCGGAAAGAAGACATTCTACCAAACAATTATCTACGAATCTTACTTTATACTTTGCATTATACTTTGTACTTTCTTATGTATTGGGCCCTGATCTGGCACAACATGCGGCGGATATAGCTGGTCTTTCTACAAATCTATTGGGTCTTGCAAATTCTCGCTCTATGGAAGAAGAAGCGGACGAATACGGATTTGATTATATGAGATCCACTCCCTATTATCCGGGAGCAATCGCAGACTTTTTCAAAGATATCCAAAAAGAGAAGAAGGTAAATCCTGAGTTAAAGGGTACGGATATTCCTCTGGAAAAATATTTGAGCACTCACCCATTGGATGAGGATAGAATTTCAGCAAACGAAAAAAGACTGAAAGATGCTAAGATAGGTGCTCCAAATGCAAAATCTTATTTTAAAGAAAGATACCGCAGTAATATAGAAAAATCATTAGGAACTAAAGAAGAAGACTGA
- a CDS encoding DUF2157 domain-containing protein yields MNWKKKLKTWVDSGLISQTQAESILKFEDSKKIPYVFYSFLALGIVVIGLGVIAMVAANWDKIHYSVKLVASFTLLSGIGIAILYSQSKEIWNDTIRYLLVLLLCVLFFANIGLVSQIYHTQGKLYQALLLWSGITILLVIMYPGRVLQHLWIAVFSSSFLSWIDNHPDIGWKERSHYFSLFFFIASWLFAGIAIFTERRLETKESKTSILVNPFLLWAFGFFLTSSIWGSFETHDIPNVDQDPEFARRYDLPFSWYWPLLLPILLIAVSQIFRKRFSRRKIILLSISGLFLGFLNYPQLFHWYGKYPAMVFFFLSWIPFTFLFFQSRRWFDLSLLILGLRFVSVYLEVFGSLLATGIGLIVSGAFILGFSILVFRMREKIRDAANQLFAEEEELGI; encoded by the coding sequence ATGAATTGGAAGAAAAAATTAAAAACTTGGGTGGATTCCGGACTCATTAGCCAGACCCAGGCAGAGTCCATTCTCAAATTCGAAGATTCTAAAAAAATTCCTTATGTATTCTATTCCTTTTTAGCCTTAGGGATCGTAGTCATAGGACTCGGAGTCATCGCAATGGTGGCTGCTAATTGGGATAAGATACATTATTCGGTTAAATTGGTCGCAAGTTTTACACTTCTTTCGGGGATAGGGATTGCAATCTTATATTCTCAAAGTAAAGAGATTTGGAACGATACAATTCGTTATCTTTTGGTTTTACTTCTTTGTGTATTATTTTTTGCGAATATCGGTCTGGTCTCCCAGATTTATCATACCCAAGGAAAATTATACCAGGCTCTACTACTTTGGTCCGGAATTACGATCTTACTTGTGATCATGTATCCGGGTAGGGTATTGCAGCATCTTTGGATTGCAGTATTCAGTTCTTCGTTCTTGAGTTGGATAGACAATCATCCTGATATCGGTTGGAAAGAAAGAAGCCATTATTTTTCTCTCTTCTTCTTTATAGCTTCTTGGCTATTTGCCGGGATTGCGATCTTTACGGAGAGAAGGTTGGAAACTAAAGAGAGTAAAACTTCTATCCTAGTGAATCCTTTTTTACTTTGGGCTTTCGGCTTTTTCTTAACTTCTTCCATTTGGGGAAGTTTCGAGACTCATGATATTCCTAACGTAGATCAGGATCCTGAATTTGCCAGAAGATATGATTTACCTTTTTCTTGGTATTGGCCTTTACTTCTTCCAATTCTGTTAATCGCAGTTTCTCAGATTTTCAGAAAACGTTTCTCTCGCAGAAAGATCATATTACTTTCCATCTCAGGACTCTTCTTAGGATTTTTGAATTATCCTCAGTTGTTTCATTGGTATGGAAAATATCCAGCTATGGTATTTTTCTTTCTGTCTTGGATCCCGTTTACGTTCTTATTTTTCCAATCCAGAAGATGGTTTGATCTATCTCTTTTGATTTTAGGTCTTCGATTCGTATCAGTCTATCTGGAAGTATTCGGAAGTTTACTCGCAACAGGAATTGGACTGATAGTTTCCGGAGCGTTTATTTTAGGTTTCAGTATCTTAGTATTTAGGATGAGAGAAAAGATCAGAGATGCTGCGAATCAACTCTTTGCAGAAGAAGAGGAGCTAGGAATATGA
- a CDS encoding GDYXXLXY domain-containing protein has protein sequence MKKFSISVLAVFLPIIVLASVALEREFDLRNGKILILPITGYDPRDLLSGQYLRFQIDRKYSDDICQKGDYVSSSVESVAATTDGSKLTKKETCVCFDSREPSEYEIRFYSDCNELKNDTSCWNYVKGECNYGNFNYPFRKYFIPEASAKELEEKLREPGAKIQLRIDENGNGLIEKIIWPEVSSQ, from the coding sequence ATGAAGAAGTTTAGCATTTCAGTTCTTGCGGTATTTTTACCGATTATCGTTTTAGCATCAGTTGCTTTAGAGAGGGAATTCGATCTTAGGAATGGAAAAATTCTGATCCTTCCGATTACAGGATATGATCCTAGAGATTTACTTTCCGGGCAATATCTAAGATTTCAGATAGATCGAAAATATTCGGATGATATCTGCCAAAAGGGAGATTACGTTTCTTCTTCGGTTGAGTCAGTCGCTGCTACAACGGACGGAAGCAAGCTGACTAAAAAAGAAACCTGTGTATGTTTTGATTCCAGAGAACCATCCGAGTATGAAATTCGTTTTTATTCGGATTGTAACGAACTCAAAAACGATACATCATGTTGGAATTACGTCAAAGGAGAATGTAATTACGGAAACTTTAATTATCCTTTCCGCAAATACTTTATTCCGGAAGCGAGCGCAAAAGAGCTAGAGGAAAAACTCCGAGAGCCAGGAGCCAAAATCCAATTGAGAATAGACGAAAATGGAAATGGTCTGATCGAAAAGATTATTTGGCCGGAGGTATCTTCGCAGTAA
- a CDS encoding NAD(P)-dependent oxidoreductase has translation MSSRKIAIIGTGIMGRGIANNLSKEGHSLQLYARSPEKIQDLKSDNISIYGNIQEAVKNSEIIILCLTEDHVVEESVFSSGLLETKAKYVIDMGTTSPSLTLKLNNTFQKQNIQFLDAPMTGSKNAARDGQILFMVGAKSKAEIQDISFIFEVCGKNTVYCGEVGDGQKAKIALNMVQAGIFQVYMEGFLLAKSQGIDPSILKSILEQSAAKSGISEFKFPFVFSGNYETHFALKNMYKDLKHALSLGKESGTELSLCSGLDEIYRAGMDAGFGEKDYCSLNEVTAKIPPAK, from the coding sequence ATGTCTTCTCGTAAAATTGCAATTATCGGAACTGGAATCATGGGCAGAGGGATTGCAAATAATCTCTCGAAAGAAGGTCATTCTCTCCAGTTATATGCTCGTTCTCCGGAAAAAATCCAAGATCTAAAGTCAGATAATATTTCCATTTACGGAAATATTCAAGAAGCAGTAAAAAATTCTGAAATTATAATACTCTGCCTAACGGAAGACCATGTGGTAGAAGAGTCGGTATTTTCCTCAGGACTTTTGGAAACAAAGGCAAAATATGTGATCGATATGGGCACCACCTCCCCTTCTCTCACTTTAAAACTAAATAATACATTCCAAAAACAGAATATTCAATTCTTAGACGCTCCTATGACCGGTTCTAAAAATGCTGCCAGAGATGGTCAGATTTTATTTATGGTAGGGGCAAAATCAAAAGCAGAGATTCAAGATATTTCATTTATATTCGAGGTCTGCGGTAAGAATACCGTATATTGCGGAGAAGTGGGAGACGGACAGAAAGCAAAAATCGCTCTCAATATGGTACAGGCAGGGATCTTTCAAGTTTATATGGAAGGTTTCCTATTGGCGAAAAGCCAAGGTATAGATCCTTCTATCTTAAAATCTATCTTAGAACAATCCGCTGCTAAGTCTGGAATTTCAGAGTTTAAGTTTCCATTTGTATTCTCTGGAAATTACGAAACCCATTTTGCTTTGAAAAATATGTATAAGGATCTCAAACATGCACTCTCTTTAGGAAAGGAATCCGGAACAGAGCTTTCACTCTGCTCCGGTTTGGATGAGATTTACCGCGCCGGCATGGACGCGGGCTTTGGCGAGAAAGACTATTGTAGCCTGAACGAGGTTACTGCGAAGATACCTCCGGCCAAATAA
- the mce gene encoding mammalian cell entry protein Mce, producing the protein MKSFRYLLVGAIFSVALVVVGYFTVMTEGGPVQKRGEFLKINFKNSEGIKVGNKVTVQGVPFGYVSNIRLIQIDENGAVLPAGEVGVATRVEVTILLKEPVRLYENYDIAIRNESLLSGRVISIDPGTSESTEEGKGAPRTFQVVDYKSGAASLKGRVLQDPLVSLSELIAENRGDIRKTFSNVADITTKINSGDGTLGRLINRDDLHTNVNTVLTDAQIVLRELREGLEDTREQAPVTSFIRAALSSF; encoded by the coding sequence ATGAAATCCTTTCGTTATCTTTTAGTAGGTGCTATCTTTTCCGTCGCCTTGGTCGTCGTAGGTTATTTTACCGTTATGACAGAAGGTGGCCCCGTTCAAAAAAGGGGAGAATTCCTAAAGATCAATTTCAAAAACTCAGAAGGGATCAAGGTAGGAAACAAGGTCACCGTCCAAGGCGTTCCATTCGGTTATGTTTCCAATATTCGACTCATCCAAATAGATGAAAATGGAGCAGTACTTCCCGCTGGAGAAGTGGGAGTCGCCACAAGGGTCGAAGTTACTATTCTTCTAAAAGAACCTGTACGTTTGTACGAAAATTATGATATTGCAATACGTAACGAAAGTTTACTTTCCGGGCGAGTGATTTCTATAGATCCAGGGACTTCCGAATCTACGGAAGAAGGTAAAGGTGCTCCAAGGACCTTCCAAGTTGTGGATTATAAATCCGGGGCTGCTTCTTTAAAAGGAAGAGTACTACAGGATCCACTTGTTTCTCTTTCCGAATTGATCGCAGAAAATAGAGGAGATATACGAAAAACTTTCTCTAACGTAGCGGATATCACTACTAAGATCAATAGCGGAGATGGGACCTTAGGCAGGTTAATTAACAGGGACGATCTTCATACGAATGTGAATACCGTATTGACGGATGCACAGATTGTTCTACGAGAACTGAGAGAAGGTCTGGAAGATACCCGCGAGCAAGCCCCTGTCACAAGCTTTATCCGCGCAGCACTCAGCTCTTTCTAA